In the Hordeum vulgare subsp. vulgare chromosome 7H, MorexV3_pseudomolecules_assembly, whole genome shotgun sequence genome, one interval contains:
- the LOC123410701 gene encoding protein TIFY 11e-like: MGAIGSAKSRRFAAACGVLSRCIKAAEARPAATVVPPLMPVAEVPAQDERAVGPAPANAQMTIFYGGQVLVLDGVPADRAAELLRAAAARGEGDLPMARKASLQRFMEKRKGRLAARAVPYSRPDGDAFSCSRLRLTL; encoded by the coding sequence ATGGGGGCGATAGGGAGCGCTAAGAGCCGGCGGTTCGCCGCAGCGTGCGGCGTTCTCAGCCGCTGCATCAAGGCGGCGGAGGCGCGGCCGGCAGCCACGGTGGTGCCCCCCCTCATGCCCGTAGCGGAAGTGCCAGCCCAAGACGAGCGCGCGGTGGGTCCTGCGCCGGCGAACGCGCAGATGACCATCTTTTACGGCGGCCAGGTGCTGGTGCTGGACGGGGTCCCGGCCGACAGGGCCGCCGAGCTGCTCCGTGCCGCTGCCGCGCGAGGGGAAGGGGACCTTCCCATGGCGAGGAAGGCGTCGCTGCAGCGGTTCATGGAGAAGCGGAAGGGGAGGCTCGCCGCGCGCGCCGTCCCCTACAGCCGGCCCGACGGCGACGCCTTCTCATGTAGCCGTCTCAGGCTTACGCTCTGA